The window GTCCAATGATAAATCAAAAACATGAACAGCTAATAAGCATTCTTATGTACATTGAAACTTGGGATTTATTATTTTATAACTATAAAAAATATATCTGTGATGAAGAGATCTGTTTTGGTAGCAGCTGTGATGAACTATCTACACCACAATAGCTTTGCCTTCTCGCTACAGCCTAAGAACTATGCTTTGGTCCAACTAATGAATGTAACTCTGTTATAAGTCAGTTATGTGACTGAATGttccccccacccacacacacacttatcctgactcctcctccacttctcaatccatccctccaaccactcccccctcctgtcctccctccatccctccccaagCACTGGCTCCCCCCTCCACACCTCCTTCATCTATCACTCCTTCCCACTCCCTACCCTTCAATCCtcccacgccccccccccccccccccccccctctactcccCCATCCTCCTTTCATCCCTACTTCCCTCCCTCAGTACTCCTGGTACCTCCCACCCCCCTCGCCGTTAATCCCCTGATAGGAGGACCCCTCCACAGGGTCTCCTTGTCCCAGGTCGTCCCCCCCGACCGTGAAGGAGGTGTAGGGGTCCCCGGCCGCCCCAGCATCCAGGCTGGGGTCTATGTAGTCCTGGGAGAAGAGAGCAGAGTCGGCCCCCAGCTGGTACCTCTGATAGCCGAAGAAGGACTGGGTCGCcttggggagggagggatgaggtgaAGAGAGTGGTGTGGGAGGGCATAGTTGGGGTTGGGGGGTGAAGAGAGTAGTGTGGGAGGGCATAGTTGGGGGATGGGGGGTGAAGAGAGTGGTGTGGGAGGGCATAGTTGGGGGATGGGGGGTGAAGAGAGTGGTGTGGGAGGGCATAGTTGGGGGATGGGGGGTGAAGAGAGTGGTGTGGGAGGGCATAGTTGGGGGGTGGGGTGAAGGTGCGGTGGGAGGGTTGAGGAGGTTAGGGTGGGGACGGggtaggtggagagagaggtagaggtgtgtagattaggtggtgaggtggagggaaaTAGAAGGGAGGAGGGTGAAGAAGGTGGAGGAGGTTAAATGGTAAGGTGGAGAGGAGTGGGTAGGTTGGGAAGGGAGGTTTTGAGGGGGTAGTTGAACGGTGGATGGGTATCGAagggggtggaggtggagatTTGGAGTGGATGGGGTGTGGTTAGGTTGAAGTGTAAGAGATGATAAACAAATGCAGCATTTGTGGATTAGGTTTGAAAGGGAGAGTGAAATAAAGAAAGAAGGAAAAGTTAATTGAATTAGTTGTCTGGAAAGCTAGGTTAAATCTTTATTAAATTGCTTGatcgtgtcccaaatggcacccctttCCCTTTatagctctgttcaaaagtagtgcactatattagggaatagggtgcccttttaGACACAGGCCTTGAGTCACTCAGGGTCAGTTAGTTATCAAAGCAGTTTTTTAGCTGTTTTTTGGTTTGGTGAAAACTCTTCAGATGAAAAAGACAAGAGCACAAGaagatgtaaatgtaaatgtgataaaaatgtattttcactAAATGtgaaaatacatttatttattgAATAGCTAAAGCATTTAAGGCTTTTGTTATAAAGACACCAAACTAATTTGCCAGCTTTTCACACTACCGTAGATGCCTGCctacgctgtgtgtgtgtatatgggtgtctgcgtgtgtgtgtgtgtctgtgtgcgtgtgcgtgtgtatgatACAGACATTTCACAGTCACAGCATCGTCTGACTAGAAGCAATAAGAGGTTAGCTGCAGAGGGATTGGAGATAGAGGTTTCCTACTAGAACaacaaattatattatattagtgGGATAGGGGGCTGGGGGTGAACAGCTTCTGGTATTCCTCTTGGAAGAACACAGATTATATTAGTGGGATGGGTGGCTGAGGGGTGAACAGCTTCTGGTATTCCTCTTGGAAGGACACAGATTATATTAGTGGGATGAGTGGCTGAGGGGTGAACAGCTTCTGGTATTCCTCTTGGAAGGACACAGATTATATTAGTGGGATGGGCGGCTGAGGGATGAACAGCTTCTGGTATTCCTCTTGGAAGAACACAGATTATATTAGTGGGATGGGTGGCTGAGGGGTGAACAGCTTCTGGTATTCCTCTTGGAAGCACACAGATTATATTAGTGGGATGGGTGGCTGAGGGGTGAACAGCTTCTGGTATTCCTCTTGGAAGGACACACTCTTTAGCCTCTCCATGGAGCAGAGAGTCAGCCCaccctagaggagagagagacaccaggtaGGACATAGGGATCAAAGGTCATGGCAGAGGTGCTGGTTGGTCCCGATGGCTCAGTGGCTTGAGCTAGGTGCTGGCAACAACAGTTTTGTGGGGTCCATTCCCACATGGACCATGTACTAAAAATATATTCCAGTGTTGACAGTTTAACAAGTTGCTCTGGATAGAAGTGCCTAAATGAGGAGGGTCATATACTTATATGTCTGGGCCCATTGGTGGCTGTTCTTCTGAACATTTTCACTGAAGATACTGTAAAATGAAGATGGGGATGAAGTGGTAGTGAAAATAAAGGAGTAAAGTGCACCATACCCAGGTGAATATGGAGAAGAAGGCGAAGGTGATAGCAGCGCGAGCggcatcccctccctccctcaggggGTTGTCCTCCTGCTTCGCAGCCTGCCATTGGTTGGTCAGGAAACAGAACCCCACGAACCACATGAAGGACCAGAACGCTAcacggagaatgagagagagagagagagaggaaagaggagggagagagggaggaaaggaagggagatgggatgaaaggagggagagagagagcgagagaaggggagggggatggaagggagagagagagagagagagagagaggtagagggacagggtgagagaggagtggagggaaggatgaaaggaggatgagggagcagcaaggaaggaaaggagggagagagggagaaaacagaaGTTAGAAAGGTTACATTGAATCTTACATGTTAGCACACTAGAACTACAGGGACAGAAATtataaagagatagagagagagggggggggtgagtgGAAGACAGAGGTTGCTGATACATATTGCCTAATCACTGTGCTTGTTACATACAGGTCAGTTCAGGGCCCGAATGATGATGGTTAGCCAAGATCAATATAGTAAAGATCATAttaccacagagagagatggaaagatggagaaatagagagaaaaaacaagatggagagaaaggagagagacagagagagaaagtaaaggcagagagagagaggagagagaaagacagagcgatggcgagagagagagataacatctACAAATCTGTGTACtcaaccaataaactttgatttgaaataaaGAAGCAGGATCACTATACAACTCAAAACTCAGTGACCATGTCATACCCTCTTGTCACTCAGCAACCTGTTCCTATGGTAACTACATCCGCTTCAGAAGGCAGAACCCCTGTCGCACACAGTCTAATACGCTTGTAATGGatgtgtctttctctccctctcccatgacAGGAAGTGAGCTGCATCAATAGACAACCAGTAGTTGAAAACCACTGTAGATATACCATTTTGTTTTCCGtttctgttttctgttgttgttaAGCTCCTTCTCATTAAATGAGCAGGTGGGACACAGACATTACCCACCCTCTTCCACATCTCTCTTCTCCCTACacacatctctcccctctctccctatctctcttctccctctacacacatctctcccctctctccccatccatcctctacacacatctctccccatctctcttctccctctacacacatctctccccatctctcttctccctctacacacatctctcccctctctttccatccatcctctacacacatctattccctctctcccctctttccatccatcctctcGCTCATTTCCCCTTTACTCCCTCTCCATacatctcctccctctcgctctctccccctctccactcaccTGAAACCCCTACGTCTGCCAGTACAGCCTTCCTGCGGTCCTTGACGGAGCTGATCTGTGGGAAGTAGACATCCAGGGCCAGGAAGGCCAGACAGCAGAGAAAGGCCATAGTTCCCATGAACAGTCCATAGTTACACGCATTCTGGttcctgtcaatcaatcaatcaatgggGAAATGTGTAGGGCAACACAAGTAATAACAGCCATAACAGATGAGATGCACATATGGATTACCAAAGAGATCAGATAGTCATAAAATAGGAGCAGTAactactactgtgtgtgtgtgtgtcacctgttGAAGATACAGAACTCCTGGGTCTCGTCGGGTCGGTTCACGTAACCCTCGTTGGCTATAGAACCAAAGATCACAATGGAGAAAAactggaaagagagaaggataggagggatggaaggtgggagggagagattaGGAAagtggaagaggggagaggagggaaggatcaGAAAGAAGTGTGTTGAGTGTCAGCCATACACACCAAGATAGTAGACTATACCTACACCTACTATACACACActagccctaggaccatgcctcaggactacctggcctgatggctccttgctgtccccagtccacctggccgtgctgctgctccagtttcaactgttctgcctatggaaccctgacctgttcaccggacgtgctacctgtcccagacctgctgttttcaactctctagagccagcaggagcagtagagatactctgaatgatcggctatgaaaagccaactgacatttactcctgaggtgctgacctgttgcaccctcgacaaccactgtgattattatttgaccctgctggtcatctatgaatatttgaacatcttggccatgttctgttataatctccacccctcatagcctggttcctctctaggtttcttcctaggttctggcctttctagggagtttttcctagccaccgtgcttctacacctgcattgcttgctgtttggggttttaggctgggtttctgtacagcactttgtgacatcagctgatgtaagaagggctatataaatacattttattgatatctctactgaaacacacagagagaatatACCTACAGTATAAACACTGACAGAATATACCTACAGTACTTCCCTACAGTATAAACACTGGCAGAATATACCTACAGTACTTCACTACAGTATAACCACTGGCAGAATATACCTACAGTACAAATACTGGCAGAATATACCTACAGTACTTCAATACAGTATAAACACTGACAGAATATACCTACAGTACTTCCTTACAGTATGAACACTGACAGAATATACCTACAGTACTTCCCTACAGTATAAACACTGGCAGAATATACCTACAGtacttcactacagtataaacACTGGCAGAATATACCTACAGtacttcactacagtataaacACTGGCAGAATATACctagtcagtggtgtaaagtactaaagtaaaaatactttaaagtactacttaagttgttttgggtatctgtacCCAAATattatactttttactccatacattttccctgaccaccaaaagaaaatggtcaaattcaagcacttatcaagagaacacgcggccatccctactgcctctggcctggcgaactcactaaacacaaatgcatcgtttgtaaataatgtctgagtgttggagtgtgaccctggctatccgtacattttaaaaacaagaaaatggagctgtctgctttgcttaatataaggaattttaaatgatttaaacTTTTAATTTTGATACATAAACATATTTTAGCATTTAcatttacaaccaaatacttttagacttttactcaagtaggattttactggctgacgttcacttttacttgagtaactttctatatattttttaatcaagtatgacaattgggtacttgttccaccactgcctacagtactacactacagtataaaCACTGGAATAATATACCTAcagtactacactacagtataaaCACTGGCAGAATATACCTACAGtacttcactacagtataaacACTGGAAGAATATACCTACAGTACTACGCTACAGTATAAACACTGGAAGAATATACCTAcagtactacactacagtataaaCACTGGAAGAATATACCTACAGTAATTCACTACAGTATAAACACTGGAAGAATATACCTAcagtactacactacagtataaaCACTGGAAGAATATACCTAcagtactacactacagtataaaCACTGGAAGAATATACCTAcagtactacactacagtataaaCACTGGAAGAATATACCTAcagtactacactacagtataaaCACTGGAAGAATATACCTACAGTAATTCACTACAGTATAAACATTGGCATAATATACCTGCAGTCCTTCACTACAGTATAAACATTGGCAGAATATACCTACTACAAGCTATTTCTACTAAGGGGCAAATCCTATATTTCACTTAAATCAAATGTTCACTTAGTTGTTTATTGATGTCAATGGAATTATGAATTGCCCTAAGATAAAAGGCCCTATCTATCTAAACCACTAAGAGAAAAGGTCCTATCTAACAATACCCCTGTGAGAAAAGGTCCTATCTATCTAAACCACTGGGAGAAAAGGtgtcaatccccccccccccctttcctgtTCTGGCTGCCTTTATTTTCTTCTATCTTGAGCACTGCTCCCTCTTTAGCACTCATCTAATTGAAGTGATctgtgaagaaagagagagatagaaagaaagagggatggatagaggtagGAATAGAGGCTACTGATCTCTCATCTCCCCTAGGTCCTCTTGAGAAatgaagtacacacacacacacacacacacacacacacacacacacacacacacacacacacacacacacacacacacacacacacacacacacacacacacacacaccacacacacacacacacacacacacacacaccattccaaTCCTTGTCTATCATTCTAATGTCAAAATAggccaaacacatacacacatgaaaGGTGTTCATACATACTtttttggtattatttttggTAGAATGGTTTCTGACGCCTTATTTGAATATTACACCTGCATTGGAGCTGAAAGGAAGCATATCGTTCCACATGAAGACTCAAATCAGAGTGtttatgtgagtgagtgtgtgtgtgtgtgtgtgtatatataggggaGTTCCCTTCATATTAATTGGACCTTTTACTCTCTATATTAAAACCCCCT of the Salvelinus fontinalis isolate EN_2023a unplaced genomic scaffold, ASM2944872v1 scaffold_0990, whole genome shotgun sequence genome contains:
- the LOC129848113 gene encoding synaptogyrin-1-like isoform X2, encoding MEGMAYGAGKAGGAFNPITFFQQPHTILRILSWFFSIVIFGSIANEGYVNRPDETQEFCIFNRNQNACNYGLFMGTMAFLCCLAFLALDVYFPQISSVKDRRKAVLADVGVSAFWSFMWFVGFCFLTNQWQAAKQEDNPLREGGDAARAAITFAFFSIFTWGGLTLCSMERLKSVSFQEEYQKLFTPQPPIPLI
- the LOC129848113 gene encoding synaptogyrin-1-like isoform X1 — encoded protein: MEGMAYGAGKAGGAFNPITFFQQPHTILRILSWFFSIVIFGSIANEGYVNRPDETQEFCIFNRNQNACNYGLFMGTMAFLCCLAFLALDVYFPQISSVKDRRKAVLADVGVSAFWSFMWFVGFCFLTNQWQAAKQEDNPLREGGDAARAAITFAFFSIFTWATQSFFGYQRYQLGADSALFSQDYIDPSLDAGAAGDPYTSFTVGGDDLGQGDPVEGSSYQGINGEGGGRYQEY